The stretch of DNA TCACCTCCAGCCCTATTATACCTTCCACGGAAGTAATCAGAGGCAACGTATTGCAAGCGCTGGTCCAACACGTTAGACATTAGAGTCAACAATATAATGATCTAAATACATACAGTACAGGTCGATCCTGCCAATAAAAACTCAACAGTAACCTTATCCAAGACCTCACTCAAAAGTGGCCATTATCGACCAAGTAACCTTCACGCGCATCTTTGTGACGCCGACAGTAATCTCTTCTGCTTTCGCGCCGTTGATCCTGGGAGCAAATTCAACGGTGCTTTTGGACTTGCCATCACTTGTTTGGGCAGCAATCGCAGATGACAATTCTCACATGGAAGAAGTTTATCCCCTCGATCGCACAGCTCGTAGTCGTCCTTACTTTTATAGACAGCATCAGTAAGTCTCATGGGACCAAGGGGCGCTGTGGTGCGAGAAAAAAAATCACACTAAGTTCCATGCAAATTAGATTCATGATGATGGCGAACAAGAAAGATGCATGCGGTAGATATGACGAATGCGCATGGCCAAGGATCTGACGCGATCGATCTGATGATCAGAATTGAACCTACGACACAGGGATGGACTCACACTCCTCGTCAAGATCGAATCTTGTGAGGTCGATGGAGCGCAATCTGTTGTAGTACTCGCCGCCTTGCTTTGGGATCGAAGTCGCGGATGCGATcttccgccgcccgccgccggtgGCTGTGTTCCCTGTGCCGTGCCTGCTCCCGCAGAAACCTCGTCCGCTCCGCCTCCCTGGCCAATCGCTCAGCCTCGTCGACGAAAGGTTCCAGGCCTAGGACCTCCAAACCGAATGCCCTTCTCCTTCACCGGTGAGGAagatcgagctcgccggcgccccGGAGGAAGCAGCCGCGCCCGCGCATGAAGCCAGCTGCTTCAGAATCCGATACCGAGGAGGTGCGCAGGCCGGAGCTCCGGCAGAAGTTGCGGCGCGCGCAAGGCGTGGATACGCTACCATCCGCCATACCCATGAACACATGCAGAAATAAAGATCTTTTTTTTctggcggcgcggcggagggaggaGCGAGAAAGAGATTGGCTCGGCCCAATAATGTATCCATCTCCAAAAGCCCAACTATTAAGGCCAGACCCAACCTTCTCTTTATACATGTGTGAGCATTTTTATTTCCATAATATATTTTCATTTCCAATTTTGTAAAACTAGTCATGGATTTTAAACAAAATTACAATACCGGGTGTCTTTAAAATCGCCTAGCGAATGGACAACATTATGCTATTTGGACCAACAATTTTTTGTTGTTTGCCAATGGCCAAATCCTAAATAAGCTCTGCAAATGGCTCCGCAAATAACAAATAGATGGTGTCCTTTAGGTTGGGGCAGTTTGTGAAATTGTCCTCCTGGTTGTACATGAACTCCATTGTCCTTGTCAAGTTGAATATCCTCTCCAGTACCTGCTTTGGGTAGGTGTTGTCCGGATTCAACCACTCGTCGTTAAAGTCTTTCCACGACTCCTCTTTTAGAGTGTGTATCTTCTCACATGCCACTTCAATCGAGACATTGTGCTCCTTCATGTAGCTATCGATTGTTGACGCGACATGAGGGATCAATTGTTCCCGCTGTACCAAGTGAAAAATTCAAAATATTGGTAAGAGAAATGTAGGTAGCATGCATGCCAAGCAGCATCTTAGCTTGTTGGGAACTGGCATTGGTATTTCTTGGTAACAAAACCATGTTAGGTTATCAATACCAAAGTCCCATCAGCACATCCAAATTGGAAACGGAATTACGAGTTTGACATCAGGCttcaaataatatcacattttTTAAGCTAAGGAATGAGAGATGTTACCTCATATGTTTGGAGATCGTCTAATAGTCTGAGAATTCTAGAAAGTGCCTGGACCATGCTAGGTACACGAGAAACCCAATCAAAACAATCCTTTGTTGCTATATCATTCATCCCAACGAAGGAAGCACACGACAGCATAGGACATCCTCCAGTTCTTATTGAAACTTGCAGGTGCTCTTCAACAGACTTTGGAATGTAGCCATCTTGAAGCATTTTTACCTCCGTGTTGTAGCTCCTAACCAGATCTTCAGTCTGCAAATCGAAGATAGTAAGTACATGGAAATTGTTGACATGTTAAAGACAAGGGTATGTGTTTATAGACATATTTGTTCTGATAGCATCAACTTAACATGCATGCAAACCTACTAGATAATTACATACATCTTCGGTTTCCTGGATAAACACATTCAAAGTAAGAATGAGAAACTGAAATAGATAATTGATATTGCATTGCATACTAAAAATTTTTTTAGGGCGTTTACCAGCAAATCCATGCAAACGTGTAAAGAGGGTCTGAACTAATGATTGTCTACTGAGCAATAACGATATTGATCACATTAGTTTCATCCAGAGCCTTTGTCAAAGGTTTGTAACAAAAATATTTGGTACTTAATATCATATCTCAAATAAATAAAATCTAAATGAGAATGGCAACTTACAAAGTACTTTAGATATGATATGCGGTATTTTTCCTCCTGGTGGAGCATATTCGCGATGGTGTGAAAGCTGTCCAATATCTTCCCCAAAGCAAATTTCATGCACTCTGGGAGGTCATGAGCCGCCTTAGCATCCCAGCTGGAGCAGATAGTTCAAACAAACATACGAATTTCAGTGTGTGAATTATAATATAATATATGTGTAATTATATATATCCAGCTATCACATTGTTGGATTAACTGAAAAGGTAGATCACTGATTACCTGGATAAAGTGGCATATATTATTATTTTTCTTTATTGTTCTTTGCGAATTCACATTAAAGATAGACATGAGCTTCTGTGAACCTAGGATGATAAAGGTATTTGTAATTAGCAATACAAACCTTTCAATGCATTGGGTAAGTATTTCACATTCTTCTGGAGTTGCATAAGAATCATAAATATCATCCAATAGGGTCGCTATGGCAATAATCATTGTCAATATTATTCGGCTTCGTGAATAACATGGTTCATAGTATACTCCTACGATCCATAAGTAGCATTCGACAAGTCTATCCCGAGCAAATGGAAGCCTCGATTCAACTTGTAAACCCTCCCACCACCTACATATACAGTTATTAGAGGTGTATCAGTGATTGCACTTGTTATTAGTAACTTGAAATATGAGAAAGCAATAGAATCACAGACGCTGGCAATCACTTGACCTTGTAATAATTTCCAGATCACGCTGATGATGAAGCTGCATGATATTTGAGTTCAATTTTGCAAGTTGCAATACCGTCTCATGCACTGTAGAGTCCTTCTCATATGCGGATATGTAATACTTTGACTCGTATATTCTAACCCTTCTTGGGAGAGGGATCTCAAGTGCAGATTTTATTTCACGTGCTAATGATGATTCTTCCATGTCGCGTAACGTTGTCTCTAAACGCCTTCGGGTGAATCGTATGGCTTCATCGAGTATTGTCTCTCCATGCGTCCTCATATGCGCAGCATTGTAAAGGCTCAGCAGGTCTTCAGGGTTGTCTGCTAAAAAACCTCCCTCTTCATTTTTGAATCTCGCAAACACATCTGGAATAGGGTGTTGGATATAACAAAATATCAGCTGTTTAGAATTAGAAGAAAGTTTCATACACTTTCAAAGACGTTTCTCATATTTATTCTAAGagccaaaaagaaaaaaaaaacatggcCACAGTCCACACGTGCCCAAGGCAACCTTCAACTGTGCTATTGAATTAGACCAtgaagacatatataaatatataatacaCAACCGTGCATAATTATTTGGAATTCCGTCGTTTGTTTAATTTGTTACCCGGCGAAACCCTGTACCGATGTTTCCGAAGTAGACAAAACCAGAGAGCCACCGTCCCAAGATCACAGTCACTGACACCAGCAGCCTCAATCTGTGGTAATGCAGCACTAATCTCTTCCTCAAACAGGTGATCCAAGCACAGACGCTCCAAAGTATCGATGAGATATAGCCTCTCATGCTGGCCACTAAAGGTTGAACTTGCTATCATTTCGGCCACTTCTTCCTTGAGTTTGTCTGCTCGCTCTGCCATCTGAGTCTACAGATGAAAGGACTTAAACTTAGCATAATGACACAAGTTGAAGTAGAAGTAGTACTAAATACTAATCATTGTTAACTGATGT from Panicum hallii strain FIL2 chromosome 3, PHallii_v3.1, whole genome shotgun sequence encodes:
- the LOC112887218 gene encoding beta-sesquiphellandrene synthase-like encodes the protein MHSARGSTVMTTFSCKPPQCSSRRSCHDAVAAASPPPLIRRCPSASWRWRRRQRTCRLQCGQSQQAFAARTRHHLDDDDSRLSENAGIFHPSIWGDFFLGYSNPYASSQQRTQMAERADKLKEEVAEMIASSTFSGQHERLYLIDTLERLCLDHLFEEEISAALPQIEAAGVSDCDLGTVALWFCLLRKHRYRVSPDVFARFKNEEGGFLADNPEDLLSLYNAAHMRTHGETILDEAIRFTRRRLETTLRDMEESSLAREIKSALEIPLPRRVRIYESKYYISAYEKDSTVHETVLQLAKLNSNIMQLHHQRDLEIITRWWEGLQVESRLPFARDRLVECYLWIVGVYYEPCYSRSRIILTMIIAIATLLDDIYDSYATPEECEILTQCIESWDAKAAHDLPECMKFALGKILDSFHTIANMLHQEEKYRISYLKYFTEDLVRSYNTEVKMLQDGYIPKSVEEHLQVSIRTGGCPMLSCASFVGMNDIATKDCFDWVSRVPSMVQALSRILRLLDDLQTYEREQLIPHVASTIDSYMKEHNVSIEVACEKIHTLKEESWKDFNDEWLNPDNTYPKQVLERIFNLTRTMEFMYNQEDNFTNCPNLKDTIYLLFAEPFAELI